A region of uncultured Desulfobacter sp. DNA encodes the following proteins:
- a CDS encoding nitrogenase component 1, with amino-acid sequence MKTAYACKLFGAQQAFTGISDCVTLLHSVVGCNFGSLALHAPCDMSQIRQTTTAISDEDVVFSGEDSLEKSMRYVDELYHPVLIAVVTGCVSDIIQDDVTAIISRFRGNAKIFHQEATGYCGVFEDGYEESLLRLIDFMREPDGADRQIPKINFIGFGADDPHIAADARVLKEFLGTEADLGCILSRCTFEQIEAAAQVSLNIVLGRGKRLAQEMEKRFGIPYQVIDYPYGLSGAEEIWGCLQSHLGIDTHRQRDAFIRRTADGLAPIYSFLQTLYGIPVSVIGTGARYRGMVRFLSEEIGLEVVCGRAREEVSDIDDFMDEVRASETAILFGSSFEQELSDKMNIPLFHFDYPVFRRICITNRPYIGAEGTLHLTETLFNELMSYPGKKGAFLSRS; translated from the coding sequence ATGAAGACGGCGTATGCATGTAAATTATTCGGCGCTCAACAGGCTTTTACCGGAATCAGCGATTGCGTGACGCTGCTGCATTCTGTTGTCGGCTGCAATTTCGGGTCGCTCGCATTGCATGCCCCTTGCGATATGTCACAGATCAGACAGACCACGACCGCTATCAGCGATGAAGATGTTGTATTCAGCGGAGAGGACTCTTTAGAGAAATCAATGCGCTATGTGGACGAGTTGTATCATCCGGTACTGATCGCGGTTGTGACTGGTTGCGTCAGTGATATCATACAGGATGATGTCACGGCGATTATCAGTAGATTCCGCGGGAATGCAAAAATATTTCATCAGGAAGCGACTGGCTATTGCGGCGTGTTTGAAGACGGATACGAAGAGTCTTTGCTGCGGCTTATTGATTTTATGCGTGAACCGGATGGGGCGGATCGACAGATTCCGAAGATTAATTTTATCGGATTCGGAGCGGATGATCCGCATATTGCAGCGGATGCCCGGGTGCTAAAGGAGTTTCTCGGAACAGAAGCAGACCTTGGATGTATTTTATCCCGTTGCACGTTTGAGCAGATAGAAGCTGCTGCGCAAGTATCGCTTAATATTGTTCTCGGAAGAGGAAAGCGTCTCGCACAGGAAATGGAGAAACGTTTCGGCATTCCATATCAGGTGATAGACTATCCTTACGGGCTGTCGGGAGCGGAAGAAATTTGGGGGTGTCTGCAATCACATTTGGGGATCGATACGCACAGGCAGCGGGATGCTTTCATACGCCGAACTGCTGACGGACTTGCGCCGATCTATTCCTTTTTGCAAACGCTATACGGTATACCGGTTTCCGTGATCGGCACGGGGGCGAGATACCGCGGAATGGTGCGTTTTCTCTCGGAAGAAATTGGTTTGGAGGTTGTCTGCGGCCGGGCGAGAGAAGAGGTCTCGGATATAGATGACTTTATGGACGAAGTTCGTGCGTCTGAGACGGCAATTCTTTTCGGCTCATCATTCGAGCAGGAACTCTCAGATAAAATGAACATTCCATTGTTCCATTTTGACTACCCTGTTTTTCGAAGGATTTGTATCACAAATCGCCCTTACATCGGAGCGGAAGGTACGCTCCATCTGACCGAGACATTGTTTAATGAACTAATGTCATATCCAGGCAAAAAAGGGGCCTTTTTATCAAGGTCGTAA